A genomic segment from Nicotiana tabacum cultivar K326 chromosome 9, ASM71507v2, whole genome shotgun sequence encodes:
- the LOC107768269 gene encoding uncharacterized protein LOC107768269, translated as MFNKFLDMLSQVELNLSLVDVLREIPKYAKYIKDIVANKKRLTAFETVALTEYCTSRIQKKFPKTLKDPGSFTMPIRIGEVDVGQTLCDLGASINLMPLLVFSQLGLGGPRPTTVILQLADRSIVHPEGVIKDVFLQIEKFIIPADFIILDYEADEHVPIILGRPLLSTTDEVIKVREEKLILEFDNVEAIFNVNKIIQLPSYYEDLAIIWMTV; from the coding sequence atgttcaacaaatttcttgaCATGCTGAGCCAAGTCGAATTGAATCTTTCTTTGGTTGATGTGTTACGTGAAATcccaaaatatgctaagtatatCAAGGACATTGTGGCTAATAAAAAAAGATTGACTGCGtttgaaacagttgcacttactgaataCTGTACTTCAAGAATTCAAAAGAAGTTTCCCAAAACACTAAAGGATCCTGGGAGCTTTACCATGCCCATTCGAATTGGTGAGGTAGATGTAGGACAAacattatgtgatttgggggcaagcataaatttgatgcctttATTGGTCTTCAGTCAGTTGGGGTTGGGGGGACCAAGACCAACCACAGTCATATTGCAGCTTGCTGATAGATCCATTGTTCATCCTGAAGGGGTGATAAAAGATGTGTTTCTACAGATTGAAAAATTTATTATTCCAGCAGATTTTATCATATTGGACTACGAAGCTGATGAACATGTCCCAATCATCTTGGGACGACCTCTCCTATCCACCACCGATGAAGTCATAAAAGTTCGAGAAGAAAAACTAATTCTAGAATTTGACAATGTGGAAGCAATTTTTAATGTGAACAAGATAATTCAACTTCCAAGTTACTATGAAGACCTCGCGATCATCTGGATGACAGTCTAG